The following coding sequences are from one Eublepharis macularius isolate TG4126 chromosome 19, MPM_Emac_v1.0, whole genome shotgun sequence window:
- the LOC129346416 gene encoding keratin, type II cytoskeletal 7-like, whose amino-acid sequence MTQQMSAGRAFIGGRGFSSVSAMGGLGGHRTYVASVGHPIGNGSGVRCFSSQSLSNLGGSRRISHGGYGGYGSGYYGGYGAYGYGHIGYGTLGFGGRMGHLGNGGLLGGYSSFRGDGIRGVTINENLLKPLHVGVDPQENEARNQEREEMKTLNDQFACFIDKVRYLEQQNKVLETKWNLLQECAVPAKKSLEPYYENFISNMKKQLDFLLSERDQLTKEEASIQHLVEEFKSGYEKELKRRTDAENEFVLLKKDVDCIFLSKEELEGKLDLLSRELEFRTCVHAEELAQLDSQVYDTNILLQMDNSRNLDVDLIIKNVEAWYQSIAHRSKEEANALYENRFLELQEQRGKYSDDLKINQHEIAELTRLLHKMQSEHDIVKKQVDCLQSSICDVEQRGDVALKDARDKHTELQTALQKAKDDLARLLKDYHELLNTKLALDIEIATYKTLLEGEESRISTGNFVSIDVVNPPYIEDSLGYPAACGYGPDTEYLEDVGATVVYVEEDMAETTVVDEVEETVEDMEDVGAGVVHVEEDMEDHGVEAMVEAMVEAVVEDTVEVDMVEAVVKDTVEADMDMVEGLVDNTVEANMVEGLVEETVEVDMVEGLVEETAEVDMVEGLVVDTVEADMVEAVVEDTVEADMVENLVEGVGTGAPEVVKIAQGL is encoded by the exons ATGACACAACAGATGTCTGCTGGGAGGGCCTTCATTGGCGGAAGGGGATTCAGTTCTGTGTCTGCCATGGGTGGACTAGGCGGGCACAGAACCTACGTGGCATCTGTAGGCCATCCTATCGGAAATGGAAGTGGGGTCCGTTGCTTCAgcagtcaaagtctttccaattTGGGCGGAAGCAGAAGAATTTCTCATGGCGGCTACGGCGGTTATGGTTCTGGATATTATGGAGGCTACGGTGCTTATGGCTACGGTCATATAGGTTATGGTACTCTAGGGTTTGGTGGCAGGATGGGCCATCTTGGAAACGGTGGACTTCTTGGAGGATATTCTAGCTTCAGGGGGGATGGCATTCGAGGCGTCACGATCAACGAGAACCTCTTGAAGCCTCTTCATGTGGGAGTTGACCCCCAAGAAAACGAAGCTCGGaatcaggagagggaggagatgaagaCGCTGAACGATCAATTTGCATGCTTCATTGATAAG GTGCGATACCTAGAGCAGCAGAACAAAGTTCTCGAAACAAAGTGGAACCTCTTACAGGAGTGTGCCGTGCCAGCAAAGAAAAGCCTGGAACCATACTATGAGAATTTCATCAGCAACATGAAAAAGCAGCTTGATTTCTTATTAAGCGAAAGAGACCAGCTAACCAAGGAAGAAGCCTCCATCCAGCACCTAGTGGAAGAATTCAAGAGCGG ATACGAAAAGGAACTCAAAAGACGTACGGATGCAGAGAATGAATTTGTGCTGCTCAAGAAG GATGTAGACTGCATCTTTCTGAGCAAGGAAGAACTGGAGGGGAAACTGGATTTGCTTAGTCGGGAACTGGAATTCCGCACATGCGTCCATGCAGAG GAACTAGCACAGCTAGACTCTCAAGTCTACGACACTAACATCCTTTTGCAAATGGACAATAGCCGAAACTTAGATGTTGACCTCATTATCAAAAATGTTGAAGCCTGGTATCAGAGCATCGCCCACAGGAGCAAAGAGGAAGCAAATGCTTTATACGAAAATAGG TTCCTAGAGcttcaggagcagagagggaaatATTCCGACGATCTGAAAATAAaccaacatgagattgctgagcTGACCCGGTTGCTCCATAAGATGCAGTCAGAACATGACATTGTGAAAAAGCAG GTTGATTGTTTGCAGTCATCGATCTGTGACGTTGAACAGCGTGGCGATGTTGCTCTTAAAGATGCCCGGGATAAGCACACCGAATTGCAAACTGCCCTACAGAAGGCCAAAGATGACCTGGCTCGCTTGCTGAAAGACTACCATGAGCTTCTGAATACCAAGCTGGCCCTGGATATCGAAATTGCTACATATAAGACACTGCTGGAGGGAGAAGAGAGCAG GATCTCCACAGGCAACTTTGTCAGTATTG atgTTGTCAACCCTCCTTATATTGAAGACTCCCTTGGCTacccagctgcttgtggatatgGTCCT GATACGGAGTATTTGGAAGACGTAGGAGCTACAGTGGTATATGTGGAGGAGGATATGGCAGAGACTACAGTGGTGGACGAGGTGGAAGAGACAGTGGAGGATATGGAAGACGTAGGAGCTGGAGTGGTGCATGTGGAGGAGGATATGGAGGACCATGGGGTGGAGGCTATGGTGGAGGCTATGGTGGAAGCAGTGGTAGAGGATACAGTGGAGGTGGATATGGTGGAAGCAGTGGTGAAGGATACAGTGGAGGCGGATATGGATATGGTGGAAGGACTGGTGGACAATACAGTGGAGGCGAATATGGTGGAAGGACTGGTGGAGGAGACAGTGGAGGTGGATATGGTGGAAGGACTGGTGGAGGAGACAGCGGAAGTGGATATGGTGGAAGGACTGGTGGTGGATACAGTGGAGGCGGATATGGTGGAAGCAGTGGTGGAGGATACAGTGGAGGCGGATATGGTGGAGAATCTAGTGGAAGGCGTAGGAACTGGAGCTCCAGAAGTAGTGAAAATCGCCCAAGGACTGTAG